In Curtobacterium sp. L6-1, a genomic segment contains:
- a CDS encoding MaoC/PaaZ C-terminal domain-containing protein, translating into MTDTTSGTDAPTGLEVGAVVAERQVHLTRDSLVRYAGGSGDFNPIHYRDDVAAEVGLPGVLAHGMLTMGLAVQPVAEWLGDRGWVASYGVRFTRPVVVDPRDGADVGVVAKVGTLDEHGRPLRIDLTVTAAGQTVLGKAQVTVAFR; encoded by the coding sequence ATGACCGACACCACGTCCGGCACCGACGCCCCGACCGGCCTCGAGGTCGGTGCCGTCGTCGCCGAGCGCCAGGTCCACCTGACGCGTGACTCGCTCGTCCGGTACGCCGGCGGGTCCGGCGACTTCAACCCCATCCACTACCGCGACGACGTCGCCGCCGAGGTCGGGCTGCCCGGCGTCCTCGCCCACGGCATGCTGACGATGGGCCTCGCGGTCCAGCCGGTCGCCGAGTGGCTCGGGGACCGCGGGTGGGTCGCCTCGTACGGCGTCCGCTTCACCCGACCCGTCGTCGTCGACCCCCGCGACGGAGCCGACGTCGGCGTCGTCGCCAAGGTCGGCACCCTCGACGAGCACGGCCGTCCGCTGCGCATCGACCTCACCGTGACCGCCGCCGGGCAGACCGTGCTCGGCAAGGCGCAGGTCACCGTGGCCTTCCGCTGA
- a CDS encoding UDP-N-acetylmuramate dehydrogenase, which yields MTVADTTLADLTTLRVGGPAGRLLVAETTDELVAHVVDAWADEDDWLVVGGGSNLLVADSGFPGTVVVARTRGVTHETDADGVTVRVAAGEPWDAFIATTVERGWTGLEALSGIPGTVGAAPVQNIGAYGVELSDVLTAVDLLDAETGERSWVPAAELALGYRTSTLKHGRRGVVLTVEFRLGTATEAGVPVRYAQLAGSLGVDLGTRVAPTDIRSEVLRLRASKGMVLDDADPDTWSAGSFFTNPIVSSGFADTMPADAPRWPAGDDVKLSAAWLIEHAGVHRGYGVPGSRAAISSKHTLALTNRGGATAAQVAELARYVQLTVANRFGVTLVPEPVVVGDLLD from the coding sequence CTGACCGTGGCGGACACCACCCTCGCCGACCTGACCACGCTCCGCGTCGGCGGGCCCGCCGGTCGTCTCCTGGTCGCCGAGACCACCGACGAGCTCGTGGCGCACGTCGTCGACGCCTGGGCGGACGAGGACGACTGGCTTGTCGTCGGCGGCGGGAGCAACCTGCTGGTCGCCGACAGCGGGTTCCCCGGCACCGTCGTCGTCGCACGGACGCGCGGGGTGACGCACGAGACCGACGCCGACGGCGTCACGGTCCGCGTCGCCGCGGGGGAGCCGTGGGACGCGTTCATCGCGACGACCGTCGAGCGCGGTTGGACCGGACTGGAGGCGCTCAGCGGCATCCCGGGCACGGTCGGCGCCGCCCCCGTGCAGAACATCGGCGCCTACGGGGTCGAGCTGTCCGACGTGCTCACCGCCGTCGACCTCCTCGACGCGGAGACCGGCGAGCGGTCCTGGGTGCCCGCCGCCGAGCTGGCGCTCGGCTACCGGACGAGCACGCTCAAGCACGGCCGTCGCGGCGTCGTCCTGACCGTCGAGTTCCGCCTCGGCACGGCGACCGAGGCGGGGGTGCCGGTCCGGTACGCCCAGCTCGCCGGTTCGCTCGGGGTCGACCTGGGCACGCGCGTGGCACCGACCGACATCCGGTCCGAAGTGCTCCGGCTGCGCGCCTCGAAGGGCATGGTCCTCGACGACGCCGACCCCGACACGTGGAGCGCCGGGTCCTTCTTCACGAACCCGATCGTCTCGTCGGGCTTCGCCGACACGATGCCCGCCGACGCGCCGCGGTGGCCGGCCGGCGACGACGTCAAGCTCAGCGCTGCGTGGCTCATCGAGCACGCCGGCGTGCACCGTGGGTACGGCGTGCCCGGGTCTCGCGCGGCGATCTCCTCGAAGCACACCCTCGCGCTGACGAACCGCGGGGGAGCGACCGCCGCCCAGGTGGCCGAGCTCGCGCGCTACGTGCAGTTGACCGTCGCGAACCGGTTCGGGGTCACCCTCGTGCCGGAGCCCGTCGTGGTCGGCGACCTGCTCGACTGA
- a CDS encoding pyridoxal phosphate-dependent aminotransferase: MASRIAAIAESATLKVDAKAKALKAEGRSVISFAAGEPDFATPRHVVDAAVAAAQDPANHRYTPATGLPELKRAIADKTARVSGVSVDPAQVIVTNGGKQAVYQAFQTVVDEGDEVLLPAPYWTTYPEAVRLAGGVPVDVFAGSDQGYLVTVEQLEAARTPLTKALLFCSPSNPTGAVYSAEQTRAIGEWALEHGIWVISDEIYQDLVYDGVTFSGVLEQVPALADTTILVNGVAKTYAMTGWRVGWMIGPTDAVKAASNLQSHLSSNVSNVSQRAAIAALTGPQEPVTAMRDAFDRRRRAIVDGLNAIPGFVTPEPQGAFYVYPDVTALLGREWAGSTPTTTLELADLVLEHAEVAVVPGEAFGPSGYLRLSYALGDDDIAEGVARLARLFG; this comes from the coding sequence ATCGCCTCGCGCATCGCCGCCATCGCCGAGTCCGCGACGCTCAAGGTGGACGCGAAGGCCAAGGCGCTCAAGGCCGAGGGTCGCTCGGTGATCTCCTTCGCCGCCGGCGAGCCCGACTTCGCCACGCCCCGGCACGTCGTCGACGCGGCCGTCGCGGCGGCGCAGGACCCGGCCAACCACCGGTACACCCCGGCGACCGGCCTCCCCGAGCTCAAGCGCGCGATCGCCGACAAGACCGCCCGCGTCTCGGGCGTGTCGGTCGACCCGGCGCAGGTCATCGTCACGAACGGCGGCAAGCAGGCCGTGTACCAGGCGTTCCAGACGGTCGTCGACGAGGGCGACGAGGTCCTCCTCCCCGCGCCGTACTGGACCACCTACCCCGAGGCGGTCCGGCTGGCCGGCGGCGTCCCCGTCGACGTCTTCGCCGGCAGCGACCAGGGCTACCTCGTCACGGTCGAGCAGCTCGAGGCCGCACGGACACCGCTCACCAAGGCGCTGCTGTTCTGCTCGCCCTCGAACCCGACCGGCGCCGTGTACTCCGCCGAGCAGACCCGCGCGATCGGCGAGTGGGCCCTCGAGCACGGCATCTGGGTGATCAGCGACGAGATCTACCAGGACCTCGTCTACGACGGCGTCACATTCTCCGGCGTCCTCGAGCAGGTCCCGGCCCTCGCCGACACGACGATCCTGGTCAACGGCGTCGCCAAGACGTACGCCATGACCGGCTGGCGGGTCGGGTGGATGATCGGCCCGACCGACGCGGTCAAGGCCGCGTCGAACCTGCAGTCGCACCTGTCGTCGAACGTCTCGAACGTGTCCCAGCGCGCTGCGATCGCGGCGCTCACCGGACCGCAGGAGCCCGTCACGGCCATGCGGGACGCGTTCGACCGCCGCCGCCGGGCCATCGTCGACGGTCTGAACGCGATCCCGGGCTTCGTCACGCCCGAGCCGCAGGGTGCCTTCTACGTCTACCCGGACGTCACCGCACTCCTCGGCCGCGAATGGGCCGGCTCGACCCCGACCACGACGCTCGAGCTCGCCGACCTGGTCCTCGAGCACGCCGAGGTCGCGGTCGTCCCCGGCGAGGCCTTCGGTCCGTCCGGCTACCTGCGCCTGTCGTACGCCCTCGGCGACGACGACATCGCCGAGGGCGTCGCGCGCCTGGCTCGCCTCTTCGGCTGA
- the secE gene encoding preprotein translocase subunit SecE — MASKDVETTADDVVAQAKADRAERRGPVAAIVLFIRQVFGELRKVVTPTRKELFSYTGVVLVFVVVMMILVSVLDFVFGLGVGYVFGNGPTA; from the coding sequence GTGGCGAGCAAAGACGTGGAGACGACGGCGGACGACGTCGTTGCCCAGGCGAAGGCCGACCGCGCAGAACGTCGCGGCCCCGTCGCCGCGATCGTGCTGTTCATCCGCCAGGTCTTCGGCGAGCTGCGCAAGGTCGTCACCCCGACCCGCAAGGAACTCTTCAGCTACACGGGCGTCGTCCTGGTGTTCGTCGTCGTGATGATGATCCTCGTGTCGGTCCTCGACTTCGTCTTCGGTCTCGGCGTCGGCTACGTGTTCGGCAACGGCCCCACGGCCTGA
- the nusG gene encoding transcription termination/antitermination protein NusG, with product MSDYSRDDIDLATAAEQSSEVEENQEGDVETGELRSTDSAEERAITVEDEDDESLGLSDEPDDGTVAAEFDETLDALAESRDPEADAVVDDALEIDTPDEAEAAVEAVEDEEESELEDETAAEANAAIADEESADALGAIAPESEVDLAPDTEVTITAEDDEDAPEADPYDAFKAELRMKPGKWYVIHSYAGFERRVKANIENRMVSMSMEDYIYQAEVPMEDVVEIKNGQRKLVTRVRIPGYVLVRMDLNEDSWSVVRHTPGVTGFVGNAHNPTPLRFDEAFGMLKSLVQVAEAAPTKGGSKSGRAAQAQPQAEVDFEVGETITIKEGSFAGLPGSISEIKPESGKLTVLVSLFERETPVELSFDQVTKL from the coding sequence GTGTCTGACTACTCCCGCGACGACATCGACCTCGCGACCGCTGCCGAGCAGTCTTCCGAGGTCGAGGAGAACCAGGAAGGCGACGTCGAGACGGGCGAGCTCCGTTCGACCGACTCCGCCGAGGAGCGCGCGATCACGGTCGAGGACGAGGACGACGAGTCCCTCGGCCTGAGCGACGAGCCCGACGACGGCACCGTCGCCGCCGAGTTCGACGAGACGCTGGACGCCCTGGCCGAGTCCCGCGACCCCGAGGCGGACGCCGTGGTGGACGACGCACTCGAGATCGACACCCCGGACGAGGCCGAGGCCGCCGTCGAGGCCGTCGAGGACGAGGAAGAGTCCGAGCTCGAGGACGAGACCGCCGCCGAGGCGAACGCCGCGATCGCCGACGAGGAGTCCGCGGACGCGCTCGGCGCGATCGCCCCGGAGTCCGAGGTCGACCTGGCTCCCGACACCGAGGTCACGATCACCGCAGAGGACGACGAGGACGCGCCCGAGGCCGACCCGTACGACGCCTTCAAGGCCGAGCTCCGGATGAAGCCGGGCAAGTGGTACGTCATCCACTCCTACGCGGGCTTCGAGCGTCGCGTGAAGGCGAACATCGAGAACCGCATGGTCTCGATGTCGATGGAGGACTACATCTACCAGGCCGAGGTCCCGATGGAGGACGTCGTCGAGATCAAGAACGGGCAGCGCAAGCTGGTCACCCGCGTCCGGATCCCCGGCTACGTGCTGGTCCGCATGGACCTCAACGAGGACTCCTGGTCCGTCGTGCGCCACACGCCGGGCGTCACCGGCTTCGTCGGCAACGCGCACAACCCCACGCCGCTCCGCTTCGACGAGGCGTTCGGCATGCTGAAGTCGCTCGTCCAGGTCGCCGAGGCCGCCCCGACCAAGGGTGGATCGAAGTCCGGCCGTGCCGCGCAGGCCCAGCCGCAGGCCGAGGTCGACTTCGAGGTCGGCGAGACGATCACCATCAAGGAAGGCTCGTTCGCGGGTCTGCCCGGGTCGATCTCCGAGATCAAGCCGGAGAGCGGCAAGCTCACCGTCCTCGTCTCGCTCTTCGAGCGCGAGACCCCGGTCGAGCTCAGCTTCGACCAGGTCACGAAGCTCTAG
- the rplK gene encoding 50S ribosomal protein L11, whose translation MAPKKKVTGLIKLQINAGAANPAPPIGPALGQHGVNIMEFCKAYNAATESQRGNVIPVEITVYEDRSFTFILKTPPAAELIKKAAGVNKGSATPHTVKAGRITAEQIRQIAETKQPDLNANDLEQATKIIAGTARSMGITVEA comes from the coding sequence ATGGCACCGAAGAAGAAGGTCACGGGCCTGATCAAGCTGCAGATCAACGCGGGCGCCGCCAACCCGGCCCCGCCGATCGGTCCGGCGCTCGGTCAGCACGGCGTGAACATCATGGAGTTCTGCAAGGCGTACAACGCCGCGACCGAGTCGCAGCGCGGCAACGTCATCCCGGTGGAGATCACCGTCTACGAGGACCGTTCGTTCACGTTCATCCTCAAGACCCCGCCGGCAGCCGAGCTCATCAAGAAGGCCGCGGGTGTGAACAAGGGTTCCGCGACGCCGCACACGGTCAAGGCCGGGCGCATCACGGCGGAGCAGATCCGTCAGATCGCCGAGACCAAGCAGCCCGACCTGAACGCCAACGACCTCGAGCAGGCGACGAAGATCATCGCCGGTACCGCTCGTTCGATGGGCATCACGGTCGAGGCCTGA
- the rplA gene encoding 50S ribosomal protein L1 — MAKKSKAYRAAAAKIVADKFYTPTEAVALAKETGSAKTDSTVEVALKLGVDPRKADQMVRGTVILPHGTGKTARVIVFATGAAAEAAIAAGADEVGGDELIAKVAEGYTSFDSAVATPELMGKVGRLGKVLGPRGLMPNPKTGTVTPNVAQAVNDIKGGKIEFRVDKHANVHFVVGKASFTPEQLDENITAALDEVVRLKPSAAKGRYIMKGAVSTTFGPGIPLDVNVLA, encoded by the coding sequence ATGGCGAAGAAGTCCAAGGCGTACCGCGCCGCGGCCGCGAAGATCGTGGCCGACAAGTTCTACACCCCGACCGAGGCCGTCGCCCTGGCGAAGGAGACCGGCTCTGCGAAGACCGACTCCACCGTCGAGGTCGCGCTGAAGCTCGGCGTCGACCCGCGCAAGGCGGACCAGATGGTGCGCGGCACCGTCATCCTCCCGCACGGCACCGGCAAGACCGCCCGCGTCATCGTCTTCGCGACGGGTGCAGCCGCTGAGGCCGCCATCGCCGCCGGCGCCGACGAGGTCGGTGGCGACGAGCTCATCGCGAAGGTCGCCGAGGGCTACACCTCGTTCGACTCCGCGGTCGCGACCCCGGAGCTCATGGGCAAGGTCGGTCGTCTCGGCAAGGTGCTCGGCCCGCGTGGCCTCATGCCGAACCCGAAGACCGGCACCGTCACGCCGAACGTGGCCCAGGCCGTGAACGACATCAAGGGCGGCAAGATCGAGTTCCGCGTCGACAAGCACGCCAACGTGCACTTCGTCGTCGGCAAGGCCTCGTTCACGCCGGAGCAGCTCGACGAGAACATCACCGCCGCTCTCGACGAGGTCGTCCGCCTCAAGCCGAGCGCTGCCAAGGGCCGTTACATCATGAAGGGCGCCGTCTCGACGACCTTCGGCCCGGGCATCCCGCTGGACGTCAACGTCCTGGCGTGA
- a CDS encoding Pr6Pr family membrane protein, whose product MRIFVNTLRLVVAVVIVAAVVTDLQGALRNDFVFWNFFGYFTNQSNLLVAAVLTLTVVAAIGDRPSGRRLDLFRGAATVYIATTGLVYNTLLADVGQAVGESWSNDVVHRWVPLYVVLDWVLFSDRSRLFFRDVWWFLVYPAVWLVVVVVRGATDGWVPYPFLDPVSGYGIVALYCLGVAVFIGLMGIVVVALSRLRLVPVSGRRAGGRARGRRVRSAR is encoded by the coding sequence GTGCGGATCTTCGTGAACACTCTGCGGCTCGTCGTCGCCGTCGTCATCGTCGCCGCGGTGGTCACCGACCTGCAGGGCGCGCTGCGCAACGACTTCGTGTTCTGGAACTTCTTCGGGTACTTCACGAACCAGTCGAACCTGCTCGTCGCGGCCGTCCTGACGCTGACCGTCGTCGCCGCGATCGGGGACCGACCGTCCGGGCGTCGTCTCGACCTGTTCCGCGGCGCGGCGACCGTCTACATCGCGACGACGGGGCTCGTCTACAACACGCTGCTCGCCGACGTCGGCCAGGCGGTGGGGGAGTCCTGGTCGAACGACGTCGTGCACCGGTGGGTCCCGCTGTACGTGGTGCTCGACTGGGTGCTGTTCTCGGACCGCAGTCGGCTGTTCTTCCGCGACGTCTGGTGGTTCCTCGTCTACCCGGCGGTCTGGCTCGTGGTCGTCGTGGTGCGCGGAGCGACGGACGGCTGGGTGCCGTACCCGTTCCTCGACCCGGTGTCGGGCTACGGCATCGTGGCGCTGTACTGCCTCGGCGTCGCGGTGTTCATCGGCCTGATGGGCATCGTCGTCGTCGCGCTGAGCCGACTCCGGCTGGTGCCGGTCAGCGGGCGTCGCGCAGGCGGTCGAGCACGAGGTCGGCGAGTGCGATCAGCCCGCTGA
- a CDS encoding YqaJ viral recombinase family protein: MTIVQPTLWGDLDDGQEAHLRSVASPSSAPRPARDAFTALRGHTERIVAHSSDRVAWLRARAMGITATDVARLASLHAVDAVVADKRYGSRFSGNAYTEHGKDREPVIASWVAATHGILPSAHLFHAATNRAHLATPDGVGQDRDGRLLLAEIKTTSSGWKRVPRHYMRQVWWQQYVLGADRTLFVWEKHDDFVPVADEPECRWIDRDDDAISGLIALADLVLDRLRDAR, from the coding sequence GTGACGATCGTGCAGCCCACCCTGTGGGGCGACCTGGATGACGGGCAGGAGGCCCACCTCCGGTCCGTCGCGTCACCCTCGTCCGCCCCGCGACCGGCCCGCGACGCCTTCACCGCCCTGCGCGGCCACACCGAGCGGATCGTCGCGCACTCGTCGGACCGGGTCGCCTGGCTCCGTGCCCGCGCGATGGGCATCACCGCCACCGACGTGGCCCGCCTCGCGTCGCTGCACGCCGTCGACGCCGTGGTCGCCGACAAGCGCTACGGGTCGCGGTTCTCCGGCAACGCCTACACCGAGCACGGTAAGGACCGCGAACCCGTCATCGCGTCGTGGGTGGCCGCGACGCACGGCATCCTGCCCTCGGCGCACCTGTTCCACGCGGCCACGAACCGGGCGCACCTGGCCACCCCGGACGGTGTCGGGCAGGACCGCGACGGTCGGCTGCTCCTCGCCGAGATCAAGACGACGTCCTCCGGGTGGAAGCGCGTCCCGCGGCACTACATGCGGCAGGTCTGGTGGCAGCAGTACGTGCTCGGCGCCGACCGCACGCTGTTCGTCTGGGAGAAGCACGACGACTTCGTGCCCGTGGCCGACGAGCCCGAGTGCCGGTGGATCGACCGCGACGACGACGCCATCAGCGGGCTGATCGCACTCGCCGACCTCGTGCTCGACCGCCTGCGCGACGCCCGCTGA
- a CDS encoding ROK family transcriptional regulator — protein sequence MVDMTRTATSPPVGTSELFQILRDGVPRTRGELAALTGMARSTIGVRLDALVDVGLVGAVDTAASTGGRPPAQIALRPAARLVVAADLGASHGRVAVTDLVGTPLSTREARIDIAAGPVPTLQWLIGVVDELLDAVGRARDDVIAFGIGLPGPVEFSTGRPANPPIMPGWDGFDVPGWLRQHVQAHVLVDNDVNIAALGERQHGWPDLDHLLFVKVATGIGSGIVSEGRLQRGAQGTAGDIGHVRVSRAGDVPCHCGNTGCLEAVASGPAIARALRAKGHDVHTSADVIDLVARSDLDAIGAVRQAGRDIGEVLATCVSLMNPSVIALGGSITQAGEHLLAGVREVVYSRSMPLATEHLVIAQSRAGSIAALQGAAALAIAYALSPAGVDELVTLSEGRQLVS from the coding sequence ATGGTCGACATGACTCGGACGGCAACGTCGCCGCCGGTCGGGACGAGCGAGCTCTTCCAGATCCTGCGTGACGGTGTGCCGCGGACCCGTGGCGAGCTCGCCGCCCTCACCGGGATGGCCCGCTCGACCATCGGCGTGCGCCTCGACGCCCTCGTCGACGTCGGTCTCGTCGGCGCCGTCGACACCGCGGCCTCGACCGGTGGTCGCCCGCCCGCGCAGATCGCCCTCCGTCCCGCCGCTCGGCTCGTCGTGGCCGCCGACCTCGGCGCCTCCCACGGCCGCGTCGCCGTCACGGACCTGGTCGGCACGCCCCTGTCCACGCGCGAGGCACGGATCGACATCGCGGCCGGCCCCGTCCCCACGCTGCAGTGGCTGATCGGCGTCGTCGACGAGCTCCTCGACGCGGTCGGCCGTGCCCGTGACGACGTCATCGCCTTCGGCATCGGCCTGCCCGGACCGGTCGAGTTCTCCACCGGACGCCCCGCCAACCCGCCGATCATGCCCGGCTGGGACGGGTTCGACGTCCCCGGGTGGCTCCGACAGCACGTCCAGGCACACGTCCTCGTCGACAACGACGTGAACATCGCCGCCCTCGGGGAACGCCAGCACGGCTGGCCGGACCTCGACCACCTGTTGTTCGTCAAGGTCGCCACGGGCATCGGCTCCGGCATCGTGTCCGAGGGTCGCCTGCAGCGCGGCGCGCAGGGCACCGCCGGGGACATCGGCCACGTGCGGGTGTCCCGGGCCGGCGACGTCCCCTGCCACTGCGGCAACACCGGGTGCCTGGAAGCCGTCGCCTCCGGTCCGGCGATCGCCCGCGCGCTCCGCGCCAAGGGACACGACGTGCACACCAGCGCGGACGTCATCGACCTCGTCGCCCGGTCCGACCTCGACGCGATCGGTGCCGTCCGGCAGGCGGGGCGCGACATCGGCGAGGTCCTGGCGACCTGCGTCTCGCTCATGAACCCGTCGGTGATCGCGCTCGGCGGGTCGATCACCCAGGCCGGGGAGCACCTCCTGGCCGGCGTCCGCGAGGTCGTCTACTCCCGCTCGATGCCGCTCGCCACCGAGCACCTCGTGATCGCGCAGTCGCGTGCCGGTTCGATCGCCGCGCTGCAGGGGGCCGCCGCCCTGGCCATCGCGTACGCGCTCTCCCCCGCGGGCGTCGACGAACTCGTCACGCTGTCCGAGGGCCGGCAGCTCGTCTCCTGA